In Acidobacteriota bacterium, a genomic segment contains:
- a CDS encoding GH25 family lysozyme, translated as TTLEGLAQRLKTFVELLEGHYGIKPIIYTSPNFWDKYFAEINFGDYPLWIAEYGVDAPRMPQGWSDWHLWQFQGDVAVTGIEKDVDLTQANRSGPDHTALIVR; from the coding sequence ACACCACGCTGGAAGGGCTTGCCCAACGGCTCAAGACTTTTGTCGAACTCCTGGAGGGCCATTACGGCATCAAGCCCATCATCTACACCTCCCCCAATTTCTGGGACAAGTACTTCGCGGAAATCAACTTCGGCGACTACCCGTTGTGGATCGCCGAGTACGGGGTCGACGCCCCGCGCATGCCCCAGGGTTGGTCGGATTGGCATCTGTGGCAGTTCCAGGGAGACGTAGCCGTCACCGGCATCGAGAAAGACGTCGACCTGACGCAGGCCAACCGAAGCGGCCCCGACCACACCGCCCTCATCGTCCGCTGA